Proteins encoded together in one Prochlorococcus marinus str. MIT 9211 window:
- the ribD gene encoding bifunctional diaminohydroxyphosphoribosylaminopyrimidine deaminase/5-amino-6-(5-phosphoribosylamino)uracil reductase RibD gives MTKKDLNIEECFYWMQRAFQLAQLADGETNPNPLVGAVVLDPDKLLIGEGFHSKAGSPHAEVEALRQAGDAAKGGTLLVTLEPCCHYGLTPPCTKTIIESGVSRVVVGLQDPDPRVSGNGIRLLKEAGIEVITGILKEEISFQNRAFIFRIKTGRPWGILKLAMSFDGRTGLSNGKSKWITSQEAREKVHALRAKCDAVIIGGGTLRADDPLLTSRGLRNPEPLRVVFSQSLSLPIGAQIWRTESAKTLVAFSNENALPLIQELPENVEKLKLHESNPRELLEELAKKGCNRILWECGPSLATSAIKQNCVQEIVIFMAPKLLGGLPAMTLLGNFGFDSLDQALILKEVSLAKSGKDFVLNTFLE, from the coding sequence ATGACTAAAAAAGATTTGAATATTGAAGAATGCTTTTATTGGATGCAACGTGCATTCCAATTGGCTCAATTGGCAGATGGTGAGACAAATCCGAATCCATTAGTAGGAGCAGTGGTTCTTGATCCTGACAAGCTCTTGATAGGAGAAGGTTTTCATTCAAAAGCTGGTAGTCCACATGCTGAAGTAGAGGCTTTACGGCAAGCTGGTGATGCGGCAAAGGGAGGGACTCTTTTAGTTACTCTTGAGCCTTGTTGCCATTATGGGTTAACGCCACCTTGCACTAAAACTATTATTGAGTCCGGGGTCTCAAGAGTAGTTGTTGGCTTGCAAGACCCTGATCCAAGAGTGTCAGGGAATGGCATACGTTTGTTAAAGGAAGCTGGTATAGAAGTAATTACTGGAATTCTGAAAGAAGAAATTTCATTTCAGAATAGGGCCTTCATTTTTAGAATTAAAACAGGTAGGCCTTGGGGCATACTGAAATTAGCAATGAGTTTTGATGGTCGAACTGGTTTATCTAATGGGAAAAGTAAATGGATAACTTCACAAGAAGCAAGAGAAAAGGTCCATGCTCTTAGAGCCAAGTGTGATGCTGTAATTATCGGTGGGGGTACCCTTAGAGCCGATGACCCTCTTTTGACTAGTAGAGGTTTAAGAAATCCTGAGCCTTTAAGAGTTGTTTTTAGTCAAAGCCTTTCCTTGCCCATTGGCGCTCAAATTTGGAGGACTGAAAGTGCAAAAACCCTTGTTGCTTTCAGTAATGAAAACGCATTACCGCTTATTCAGGAATTGCCTGAAAATGTAGAAAAACTAAAACTTCACGAAAGTAATCCAAGAGAATTGCTTGAAGAACTTGCAAAAAAAGGCTGCAACAGAATTTTGTGGGAATGCGGCCCCTCTTTGGCTACCAGTGCAATAAAGCAAAATTGTGTTCAAGAGATTGTTATTTTTATGGCCCCTAAATTGTTAGGGGGCTTGCCTGCAATGACTCTCCTTGGAAATTTCGGCTTTGATTCTTTGGACCAGGCCCTGATCTTAAAAGAAGTTTCTTTGGCAAAAAGTGGTAAAGATTTTGTATTAAATACTTTTTTGGAATAG
- a CDS encoding bifunctional cobalt-precorrin-7 (C(5))-methyltransferase/cobalt-precorrin-6B (C(15))-methyltransferase: MNRSSKPIYVIGICAGGVEKLPLSLQELIVSAERIACPARILTPLTNWWHKTEVGKKLPELFDSTNTNELIHWLKSQNQKTILLASGDPLWFGIGRVLIENLPNREIVFHPSTTSLQLAFARIGRPWQDASWISLHGRDPSPLINLLKKRPNAIAILTDPKLGSPKQIKHILESAELDKIYTFWIFERLGHSEERIYKIMPSQKLPESIDPLNIVVLIKESIPIHQKTDLPLFGIEDGLFIQHDDRPGLMTKREVRVQILADIELPEEGVIWDIGAGVGSIGLEALRIRPKLKLLLVDKRVGSQKLINENAVRLSVKPSVIIESDIERLLEQGTIPKNVSKADRIILGGGEKRDLIGQLLERLNPKGIIVIPLTTLQSIDQIEKIFNDWGCILKISQHQNYRGIKIGKATRLSPMNPVFILKAKLI, from the coding sequence ATGAACAGATCTTCAAAGCCAATCTATGTGATAGGAATTTGCGCTGGGGGGGTTGAAAAGCTTCCATTGTCACTTCAAGAGCTAATTGTCTCAGCCGAGAGAATTGCTTGTCCTGCAAGGATCTTGACGCCCTTGACTAATTGGTGGCATAAAACAGAAGTCGGCAAAAAGTTACCAGAATTATTTGATAGCACAAATACAAATGAGCTAATTCACTGGCTCAAAAGCCAAAATCAAAAAACTATCTTATTAGCCAGTGGCGATCCACTTTGGTTTGGTATAGGAAGAGTATTAATTGAAAACTTACCAAATCGTGAAATTGTTTTTCACCCCTCAACAACATCTTTGCAGCTTGCTTTTGCTAGAATAGGTAGACCTTGGCAAGATGCCTCTTGGATTAGTCTTCACGGGAGGGATCCAAGCCCTCTTATAAACCTTCTAAAGAAAAGGCCGAATGCAATAGCAATACTAACCGATCCTAAATTAGGTAGCCCAAAGCAAATTAAACATATTCTTGAATCAGCTGAACTAGATAAAATCTACACTTTTTGGATATTTGAAAGGCTTGGTCATTCTGAAGAGCGGATCTATAAGATCATGCCTTCTCAAAAACTGCCCGAATCAATAGATCCTTTAAATATAGTTGTCCTAATAAAAGAAAGTATCCCTATACATCAAAAGACTGACTTACCCCTATTTGGTATTGAGGATGGTCTATTTATTCAACATGATGATCGTCCAGGTCTTATGACTAAAAGAGAAGTTAGGGTCCAAATTCTTGCAGATATTGAGTTACCTGAAGAAGGAGTAATTTGGGATATCGGTGCTGGTGTAGGGAGCATAGGACTAGAAGCCCTGAGAATAAGACCAAAACTAAAACTACTTCTAGTAGATAAAAGAGTTGGTAGCCAAAAGCTAATTAATGAAAATGCAGTAAGGCTTTCTGTTAAACCTTCAGTAATTATTGAATCTGATATAGAAAGATTATTAGAGCAAGGAACTATTCCAAAAAATGTATCTAAAGCTGACAGAATAATACTAGGAGGAGGAGAAAAAAGAGATCTGATTGGGCAATTACTCGAAAGGCTAAATCCCAAGGGAATTATTGTAATCCCTTTAACAACTTTACAATCAATTGATCAAATAGAAAAAATATTTAATGACTGGGGTTGCATATTAAAAATTAGTCAGCATCAAAATTACAGAGGAATTAAAATAGGCAAAGCAACAAGACTTTCACCTATGAACCCAGTATTTATTTTAAAAGCCAAGTTAATCTAG
- the ftsH gene encoding ATP-dependent zinc metalloprotease FtsH has translation MPIRQDENQPNRRFGIINLVLIGFGALLLFSSFFPNQNMQVPRVPYSLFINQVNDGEVKRAYITQEQIRYELSSPAEDSPSVLATTPIFDMDLPQRLESKGVEFAAAPPKKPNIFTTILSWVVPPLIFILVLQFFARRSMGGGGAQGALSFTKSKAKVYVPDEESRVTFADVAGVDEAKDELTEIVDFLKRPQRYSDIGARIPKGVLLVGPPGTGKTLLSKAVAGEAEVPFFIISGSEFVELFVGAGAARVRDLFEQAKKKAPCIIFIDELDAIGKSRSGSMGVVGGNDEREQTLNQLLTEMDGFASADKPVIVLAATNQPEVLDAALLRPGRFDRQVLVDRPDLSGRKTILEIYTKKVKLADDIDLDLIAQATSGFAGADLANMVNEAALLAARNKRNKVEQQDLNEAIERVVAGLEKKSRVLQEDEKKVVAYHEVGHAIVGHLMPGGSKVAKISIVPRGMSALGYTLQLPTEERFLNSKEELKGQIATLLGGRSAEEIVFGKITTGASNDLQRATDLAEQMVGTYGMSEILGPLAYDKQGGGAFLGGTNNPRRAVSDATAQAIDKEVRGLVDDAHESALNILRHNLPLLENIAQKILEREVIEGNDLKDMLAETTLP, from the coding sequence ATGCCGATTCGTCAAGACGAGAATCAACCAAATCGGCGTTTTGGAATTATTAACTTAGTTTTGATTGGGTTTGGAGCTCTGTTGTTATTTAGCAGCTTCTTTCCAAATCAAAATATGCAAGTTCCCAGAGTTCCATACTCTCTTTTTATTAATCAAGTTAATGATGGTGAAGTAAAAAGGGCATACATAACTCAAGAACAAATTAGATATGAGCTTTCTTCACCAGCAGAAGACTCTCCATCAGTATTGGCCACTACGCCAATCTTTGATATGGATCTTCCTCAGCGTTTAGAAAGTAAAGGGGTTGAATTTGCAGCAGCTCCTCCTAAAAAACCAAACATCTTTACAACCATCCTTAGTTGGGTTGTACCTCCACTGATTTTCATCTTAGTTCTTCAGTTTTTTGCTCGAAGAAGTATGGGTGGTGGTGGAGCTCAAGGAGCATTGAGTTTTACAAAGAGCAAGGCAAAAGTTTATGTTCCTGATGAGGAATCCAGAGTTACTTTCGCTGATGTAGCAGGCGTGGACGAAGCAAAAGATGAATTAACAGAAATTGTTGATTTTTTAAAAAGGCCACAAAGGTATTCAGATATAGGAGCACGAATACCTAAAGGCGTGTTGTTGGTTGGACCTCCGGGGACAGGAAAAACATTACTTTCTAAAGCAGTCGCAGGAGAGGCTGAAGTCCCTTTCTTTATAATTTCAGGTTCTGAATTTGTAGAGCTTTTTGTTGGGGCTGGTGCTGCAAGAGTTCGTGATTTATTTGAGCAGGCAAAGAAAAAAGCTCCCTGCATTATCTTCATTGATGAATTAGATGCAATTGGAAAAAGCAGGTCTGGCTCAATGGGTGTTGTAGGAGGTAACGATGAAAGAGAGCAAACTCTTAATCAGCTCCTTACTGAAATGGATGGCTTCGCTTCTGCAGATAAGCCAGTAATAGTTTTAGCGGCAACTAACCAGCCCGAAGTACTTGATGCTGCACTTTTGAGGCCAGGCAGATTTGACAGACAGGTATTGGTAGATAGACCAGATCTTTCAGGCCGTAAGACGATATTAGAGATATATACAAAGAAAGTTAAGTTGGCTGATGATATTGATTTGGATTTGATTGCACAAGCAACAAGTGGTTTTGCTGGAGCTGACCTTGCAAATATGGTTAATGAGGCTGCATTACTAGCTGCTAGAAATAAGAGAAATAAAGTTGAGCAACAAGATTTAAATGAGGCAATAGAAAGAGTTGTTGCAGGCTTAGAGAAAAAAAGTAGAGTCCTCCAAGAAGATGAAAAAAAAGTTGTTGCTTATCACGAGGTAGGTCATGCAATTGTTGGGCATTTAATGCCAGGTGGAAGCAAGGTCGCAAAGATATCTATAGTTCCCAGAGGAATGAGCGCACTTGGGTATACCTTGCAATTGCCTACTGAAGAAAGGTTCCTTAATTCCAAAGAGGAATTGAAGGGGCAAATAGCAACTTTGCTAGGAGGAAGGTCTGCAGAAGAAATTGTCTTTGGCAAAATCACAACTGGCGCTTCAAATGACCTACAAAGAGCTACTGACCTTGCTGAACAAATGGTGGGCACATATGGAATGAGTGAGATCTTAGGACCTTTGGCATATGACAAACAAGGTGGAGGAGCTTTTCTTGGTGGGACTAACAACCCTAGAAGAGCAGTTAGTGATGCAACTGCTCAAGCCATAGACAAAGAAGTAAGGGGTCTTGTTGATGATGCGCATGAGAGTGCATTAAATATTCTCAGACATAACTTGCCTTTGCTTGAAAATATTGCTCAGAAGATTCTTGAAAGAGAAGTTATTGAAGGTAATGATCTTAAAGATATGCTTGCAGAAACAACTTTGCCTTAA
- the argF gene encoding ornithine carbamoyltransferase, whose protein sequence is MDASSQGVARELSLLKGKDLISSADFQMEQINALFNLSIQLKKEERRIDLGNRVLGLIFSKASTRTRVSFQVAMARLGGQVVDLSLQATQIGRGEPVKDTARVLSRYCDALAIRTYSHEELIEYANWASIPVINALTDLEHPCQALADFLTIKETFGKLKGLTLAYIGDGNNVSNSLILLGAILGVHLRVACPSGFEPSAWVVEKARSLASFDSTLQILNEPVEAVRGANAIYTDVWASMGQEKEQQERKEIFKKFTVDENLFCEASQEAIVLHCLPAHRGEEITDELIESKASKIFHQAENRLHIQQALLASLLGGL, encoded by the coding sequence ATGGACGCTTCTTCCCAAGGAGTAGCTAGGGAGCTTTCTTTATTGAAAGGAAAGGACTTGATATCATCTGCTGATTTTCAGATGGAGCAGATAAATGCTTTATTTAATCTTTCAATACAACTTAAGAAGGAAGAAAGGAGGATAGATCTTGGTAATCGTGTATTAGGACTAATTTTTAGTAAAGCATCAACAAGAACAAGAGTAAGTTTTCAAGTTGCAATGGCCCGTTTAGGGGGACAAGTTGTTGATTTAAGTCTTCAAGCAACCCAAATAGGGAGAGGAGAACCTGTAAAAGATACTGCTAGGGTTTTGAGTCGTTATTGTGATGCTCTTGCTATAAGAACTTATTCCCATGAGGAGCTTATTGAGTATGCTAATTGGGCTTCAATTCCAGTAATAAATGCACTTACAGATTTAGAGCACCCCTGTCAGGCATTGGCTGATTTCCTTACAATTAAAGAAACTTTTGGTAAATTAAAAGGTCTAACGCTTGCTTATATAGGCGATGGAAATAATGTTTCTAACTCTCTGATTCTGTTAGGTGCAATTTTAGGGGTTCATTTACGTGTTGCATGCCCTTCTGGTTTCGAGCCAAGTGCCTGGGTTGTCGAAAAAGCACGTTCCTTGGCTTCTTTTGACTCGACTCTTCAAATTTTAAATGAACCAGTAGAAGCGGTTAGGGGAGCCAATGCAATTTATACGGATGTTTGGGCTTCAATGGGCCAAGAAAAAGAGCAACAAGAGCGAAAAGAAATTTTCAAGAAATTTACTGTAGATGAAAATTTATTTTGCGAAGCAAGTCAAGAGGCAATAGTTTTGCATTGCTTGCCTGCTCATAGAGGCGAAGAAATTACTGATGAATTAATTGAAAGTAAGGCTAGTAAAATATTTCATCAAGCAGAGAATCGACTGCATATACAACAGGCTCTGTTGGCATCCTTACTTGGAGGGCTGTGA
- the lexA gene encoding transcriptional repressor LexA: MGEESLTPAQQELYEWLTDYIGTHHHSPSIRQMMNAMGLRSPAPIQSRLRHLQEKGWITWTEGHARTLQLLSDSFSGVPVLGAVAAGGLVETFDDVQETLDLNTVLQTKGIFALTVNGDSMIDSYIADGDMVLMEPVNDPSALRNGTVVSAMVPGSGTTLKHFFRKGPLVRLEAANPAYEPIEIDADQVQIQGKLLAVWRKT; encoded by the coding sequence ATGGGAGAAGAGTCGCTTACACCAGCTCAGCAAGAGCTTTATGAATGGTTAACGGACTATATAGGCACGCATCATCACAGTCCTTCTATTAGGCAGATGATGAATGCGATGGGTTTGCGTTCTCCTGCTCCAATACAAAGTAGGTTGCGCCATCTTCAGGAGAAAGGATGGATTACATGGACTGAAGGTCATGCGAGAACTTTGCAATTACTTAGCGACTCTTTCTCTGGGGTCCCTGTATTGGGCGCAGTAGCTGCCGGAGGCTTAGTGGAAACATTTGATGATGTCCAAGAAACACTTGATTTAAATACTGTTCTTCAGACCAAAGGGATATTTGCTTTAACAGTTAATGGTGACTCAATGATTGATTCTTATATAGCCGATGGGGACATGGTTTTAATGGAGCCAGTCAATGATCCATCTGCACTTAGGAATGGGACTGTTGTTAGCGCAATGGTCCCTGGATCTGGGACTACTTTGAAGCATTTCTTTCGTAAAGGACCTTTAGTTCGTCTTGAAGCTGCCAATCCAGCTTATGAACCTATAGAGATTGATGCAGACCAAGTGCAAATTCAAGGAAAACTTTTGGCAGTTTGGCGCAAAACATAA
- a CDS encoding DUF3122 domain-containing protein, producing the protein MTRNKVRTAKIISKKTFKGFFLGLLFFLAITILLFNPSALDAKLETTRNIDGEETQRSLESLRDLDYQTWQVVAYAKNLVEKSITLRIVGFPGSLRLSHPAILNVQSGIRSWDLDDITLQNSLLLKDTREAAAEFNLTPLLIDLSNNRPLRLSLKGGFDELPVPPYVVEEWRSLIENNLSND; encoded by the coding sequence TTGACTCGGAACAAAGTGAGAACAGCTAAAATCATTTCAAAAAAAACTTTTAAAGGATTCTTTTTAGGACTCTTATTCTTTTTAGCAATAACAATTTTGCTTTTTAACCCTTCAGCTTTGGATGCAAAATTAGAGACAACACGAAATATAGATGGTGAAGAAACCCAAAGAAGTTTAGAAAGCCTTAGAGATCTTGATTATCAAACTTGGCAAGTAGTTGCGTATGCCAAAAATCTTGTTGAGAAGTCCATTACTTTGAGAATTGTAGGCTTTCCAGGAAGCCTACGCTTGTCTCACCCTGCAATATTAAATGTTCAATCTGGAATTAGGAGCTGGGATCTTGATGATATAACATTACAAAATAGTCTATTACTCAAAGATACTAGAGAGGCGGCTGCAGAATTTAATCTAACACCTTTACTCATAGATTTAAGTAACAATCGACCATTAAGATTATCTTTGAAAGGAGGATTTGATGAATTACCAGTTCCTCCATATGTCGTAGAAGAATGGCGGTCTTTAATTGAAAATAACTTATCAAATGACTAA
- a CDS encoding aldolase/citrate lyase family protein, which yields MKTYLSVLENSLLDLSKTSQLLAIKAEFEAEGTRIEELSVLSQLCCKYSIPLTLKVGGPSASRDIYEAFQLGASNILIPMVESSFAVEVCSETFSKLLPVFHVLKQKPKLFVNIETKLAVKNFDSILQTIDSYKLPISSIVLGRTDLSASLNISDVNSLEIFEIAKQIHTKASSRSIGFTVGGNLSTNSFEFIDRLSSFGLDSFESRKCTFRSSKNCSREYFVDIINKGLQFELAWLRYKRALYELRSAEENIRIGVIKARIE from the coding sequence ATGAAAACGTATTTATCTGTTTTAGAGAATAGTCTTCTAGATCTTTCTAAAACAAGTCAATTATTGGCTATTAAGGCGGAATTTGAGGCAGAAGGAACTCGTATCGAAGAGCTATCTGTATTATCTCAACTTTGTTGTAAATACTCAATTCCTCTTACTCTAAAAGTGGGAGGACCGTCTGCAAGTAGAGATATTTATGAAGCTTTTCAATTAGGAGCTTCTAATATTTTAATACCAATGGTTGAGTCCTCATTTGCTGTAGAAGTTTGTTCAGAGACTTTCTCGAAACTTTTGCCTGTTTTCCATGTATTAAAACAGAAACCGAAGCTTTTTGTAAACATAGAGACAAAATTAGCAGTTAAAAATTTTGATTCGATTTTACAGACTATCGATTCCTATAAACTGCCTATCTCTTCTATTGTCTTAGGTAGGACAGACCTTTCCGCTTCTTTAAATATAAGTGATGTTAACTCGCTAGAAATTTTTGAGATTGCCAAACAAATTCATACAAAGGCATCCTCAAGGTCTATAGGATTTACCGTAGGCGGTAATTTGTCAACAAATAGTTTTGAATTTATAGACCGACTAAGTTCTTTTGGACTCGATTCTTTTGAGTCTAGGAAATGTACCTTTAGATCTTCAAAAAACTGTTCAAGGGAATATTTTGTAGATATTATCAATAAAGGACTACAGTTTGAACTTGCTTGGTTAAGATATAAGAGGGCCTTATATGAACTTCGATCAGCAGAAGAGAATATTAGGATAGGTGTAATAAAAGCCAGGATTGAATGA
- a CDS encoding NAD(+) kinase: MPKLGLIVNDGKERAVEIALTIQKRLESSGYEVVRASSSGGMVGFANPDQHMRMNGYSAHVPEGFDSSMKMAIVLGGDGTVLSAARQTAPVQVPILTINTGHLGFLAEAYLSDLDNAIDQILSSDWEIELRTSLVVSILRGDQRRWEALCLNEMALHREPLTSMCHFEISIGRHAPVDISADGVILSTPTGSTAYSLSAGGPVITPDCPVLQLTPIAPHSLASRALVFSDLEPVTVFPATPERLMMVVDGTAGCYVWPEDRVLIRRSNHPVKFVRLSDHEFFQVLRKKLGWGLPHEAKPDKS; this comes from the coding sequence GTGCCTAAATTAGGACTGATCGTAAATGATGGCAAAGAGCGTGCTGTTGAAATTGCTCTAACTATTCAGAAGAGACTTGAAAGCTCAGGCTATGAAGTGGTGAGAGCTAGTAGTTCAGGTGGAATGGTTGGTTTCGCTAATCCTGACCAGCACATGCGAATGAATGGTTATAGCGCTCATGTCCCAGAGGGCTTTGATTCATCTATGAAAATGGCAATAGTATTAGGTGGTGATGGAACTGTTTTATCTGCTGCACGTCAGACTGCTCCAGTACAAGTTCCTATTCTCACAATAAATACAGGTCATTTAGGCTTTTTGGCAGAGGCTTATCTCTCAGATCTTGATAATGCTATAGACCAGATTCTTTCTAGCGATTGGGAGATAGAACTAAGAACAAGTCTTGTTGTAAGCATACTAAGAGGTGATCAAAGAAGGTGGGAAGCTCTTTGCTTAAACGAGATGGCGCTTCACCGTGAGCCACTAACAAGTATGTGTCATTTCGAGATATCAATTGGTCGGCATGCTCCAGTGGATATTTCAGCTGATGGAGTAATTCTTTCTACACCAACTGGTTCGACAGCTTATTCACTTAGTGCGGGGGGGCCAGTCATTACTCCTGATTGCCCAGTCCTTCAATTGACTCCAATTGCTCCTCATTCTCTTGCTTCAAGGGCACTTGTGTTTAGTGATTTGGAGCCTGTAACTGTTTTCCCGGCAACTCCTGAGAGGCTAATGATGGTAGTAGATGGTACCGCCGGTTGTTATGTTTGGCCTGAAGATCGTGTCTTAATTCGAAGAAGTAACCACCCAGTAAAATTTGTAAGACTATCTGACCATGAATTTTTCCAAGTGCTTAGGAAGAAACTTGGTTGGGGGTTGCCTCATGAAGCCAAACCTGACAAAAGTTAA
- the dld gene encoding D-lactate dehydrogenase, with protein sequence MRDDRLEELKKGLSQILDEENILSGNSQTKSYREGIRVGKGIASFVVLPQNLVQFWDILNLCIFLDKIVIIQAANTGLTGGSTPDGDTYDRDVVIINTLAIDRIILLNNAKQVIALPGSTLSNLENILLDYGREPHSLIGSSCIGASIIGGICNNSGGNLVNRGPAYTELSLYASVDKNGELELINNLGIDLGETPQEILCNLENAKFDQNNLPYTHRKASDYEYKNRLRDMTSKIPARFNSDKRRLYDSSGCAGKIAVFAVRLDTFIKPKNEQVFLVGTNNPGNFSQIRKEILTSFDQLPDMAEYMHKSFFDGADKYGKDTFLIIKYFGQRFMPRLFKLKKRFDLFFDRLPFAKKNLFEKILHNHAQLLPDHLPVRIRQYRHAYSHLLIIKSSDLCIEETRDMLAKKINNTSDVKFLECSQSEGEDLLLHRYVAGIAPKRFCIINEDQTTSLLPLDVALPRNNKNWHEILPESAFLESEASFQMGHFLCMVFHWDFVFNSESDLVKIKKEILSVLDKAGAKYPAEHNVGHLYFAEHDLSNFYKKIDPTNSFNAGIGKMSKNKYYA encoded by the coding sequence ATGAGAGATGACAGACTAGAAGAATTAAAGAAGGGTTTAAGTCAGATTTTAGATGAAGAAAATATTCTCTCAGGTAATAGTCAAACTAAAAGTTATAGAGAGGGTATACGAGTAGGCAAAGGGATAGCAAGCTTTGTTGTTTTACCTCAAAACCTAGTTCAATTTTGGGATATTTTAAATCTTTGTATTTTCTTAGATAAGATTGTTATTATACAGGCAGCGAATACAGGACTTACAGGAGGCTCAACTCCTGATGGAGATACTTATGATCGAGATGTAGTAATTATAAATACATTAGCTATTGATAGAATAATATTATTAAATAATGCCAAACAAGTCATTGCGCTCCCTGGCTCTACGCTATCAAATCTAGAAAATATTTTGTTAGATTATGGGAGGGAGCCTCATTCATTGATAGGATCATCATGTATTGGGGCTTCTATAATAGGAGGCATATGTAATAATTCTGGAGGAAATTTAGTTAATAGAGGTCCTGCATATACTGAATTATCTCTTTATGCATCTGTAGATAAAAACGGAGAATTGGAATTAATTAATAACCTTGGTATTGATCTTGGTGAAACACCACAAGAGATATTATGTAATCTTGAAAATGCTAAATTTGATCAGAATAATTTACCGTACACTCACAGAAAAGCCTCTGATTATGAATATAAAAATCGTTTACGAGATATGACTTCTAAAATACCCGCTAGATTTAACTCTGATAAAAGACGTTTGTATGATTCTAGTGGGTGCGCTGGTAAAATTGCTGTATTTGCAGTCCGATTGGATACTTTTATAAAGCCAAAAAATGAGCAGGTTTTTTTGGTGGGGACAAATAATCCAGGTAACTTTAGTCAAATACGGAAAGAAATACTAACTTCTTTTGATCAACTGCCTGACATGGCAGAGTATATGCATAAAAGCTTTTTTGATGGAGCAGATAAATATGGGAAAGATACATTTCTAATAATTAAATATTTTGGTCAGAGATTTATGCCTAGGCTATTTAAACTTAAAAAACGATTTGATTTATTTTTTGATCGGCTTCCCTTTGCTAAGAAAAACTTATTTGAAAAGATATTGCATAACCACGCTCAACTGTTACCAGATCACCTTCCAGTCAGAATAAGGCAATATAGACATGCATACTCTCACCTTCTAATAATTAAGTCTAGTGATCTATGTATAGAAGAGACTAGAGATATGCTTGCCAAAAAAATAAATAATACTAGTGATGTTAAATTTCTCGAATGCTCTCAGTCCGAAGGTGAAGATTTGCTTTTACATAGATATGTAGCAGGAATTGCACCAAAGAGGTTTTGCATTATTAATGAAGATCAAACAACTAGCTTGCTTCCCTTAGATGTTGCTTTGCCTAGGAACAACAAAAATTGGCATGAAATTCTTCCTGAAAGTGCGTTTTTAGAGTCAGAAGCTTCTTTTCAAATGGGACATTTCCTATGCATGGTTTTTCATTGGGATTTCGTCTTTAATTCAGAATCAGACCTTGTTAAAATCAAGAAAGAAATTTTATCAGTCTTAGATAAAGCAGGAGCTAAATACCCTGCAGAACATAATGTCGGCCACTTGTACTTTGCTGAACATGACTTGTCTAACTTTTATAAGAAGATAGACCCAACCAATTCATTTAATGCTGGAATAGGAAAGATGTCGAAAAATAAATACTATGCTTAA
- a CDS encoding HAD family hydrolase: MVDISVNQRTYKNIKAVIFDKDGTLTDSHIYWKEIILRRANILLKEFKLPKSYLHSLMLSMGFDSSSNRLLPEGPIAIKSRDEVIDAVLRYLYNHSIQSTEKEINLIFESVQLGFKIESNNYIKPLESALNFATLLYSLGVKLALVTSDKEYNAISTLQKLELMNIFEIILGGDSGYGKKITGEPALQVCKSLCLSPNNVMAIGDAKMDYIMANKAELAGSILVATGQIGLEELLSINPSSVQTLKEIIVNQQ, from the coding sequence ATGGTAGATATTAGTGTAAACCAGAGAACTTATAAAAACATCAAGGCTGTCATCTTTGACAAAGATGGTACTCTTACAGATAGTCATATCTACTGGAAAGAAATTATCTTAAGGAGGGCTAATATTCTTTTAAAAGAGTTTAAACTCCCAAAATCATATTTGCATAGCCTTATGCTATCAATGGGATTTGACAGCTCATCTAATCGACTTTTGCCAGAGGGACCAATAGCTATAAAAAGTAGGGATGAAGTTATAGATGCTGTTTTAAGATATTTATATAATCATTCAATACAATCTACAGAAAAAGAAATAAACTTAATCTTTGAATCAGTTCAATTAGGCTTCAAAATAGAATCTAATAATTATATTAAGCCATTAGAATCAGCACTAAATTTTGCCACGCTATTATATTCATTAGGAGTTAAGCTTGCATTGGTTACAAGTGATAAGGAGTATAACGCTATTTCCACTTTACAAAAATTAGAATTAATGAATATTTTCGAGATTATTTTAGGCGGAGATTCTGGGTATGGGAAAAAGATTACAGGAGAACCAGCTTTGCAGGTTTGTAAATCTCTTTGTTTATCTCCTAATAATGTTATGGCAATAGGAGATGCGAAAATGGATTATATTATGGCCAACAAAGCAGAATTAGCGGGTTCAATACTTGTAGCAACAGGTCAAATAGGATTAGAAGAATTACTTTCAATTAATCCTTCATCAGTTCAAACCCTAAAGGAAATTATTGTCAATCAACAGTAG